In Desulfomonile tiedjei DSM 6799, a genomic segment contains:
- a CDS encoding CoA transferase subunit A: MSTEDTKKSLDKRMSLKEAISRFVFDGCSIVFSGMGGQQVVAPTYEILRQGQKNLTLIGDSPCECGDYLIGTGQVKRIEVAWLAFAVAGVSPNYRRAVERGIPGKIEVYEFSNYTMGLRLMAGALNIPFMPTRSLIGSSIAEYNEMIKIIDDPYGNGKVALVPAATPDVAIVHVNRADKLGNSQFLGFSSNAENMARAAKSTIVTCEEVVSTDEIRKAPGLTGIPQYVVDAVVEVPYCCHPWNMPYAYAYDIPFHMEMMAEIETEEGFKARMDEWVMGCKDHEDYCEKVGWNRLRKLTQIERKFCKCAS; the protein is encoded by the coding sequence ATGAGTACCGAAGATACCAAGAAGTCTTTGGACAAGAGGATGAGCCTCAAAGAGGCAATTTCCCGTTTCGTTTTCGACGGTTGTTCCATCGTCTTTAGCGGCATGGGTGGCCAGCAGGTCGTAGCGCCAACCTATGAGATATTGAGGCAAGGACAGAAGAACCTGACATTGATAGGCGATAGCCCCTGTGAGTGTGGGGATTATCTCATCGGCACGGGACAAGTAAAGCGAATCGAAGTGGCCTGGCTAGCGTTTGCCGTGGCAGGGGTCAGTCCCAACTACCGGCGAGCTGTCGAACGGGGCATACCGGGAAAAATAGAAGTTTACGAGTTTTCGAACTACACCATGGGACTCCGGTTAATGGCGGGGGCTCTTAACATTCCCTTCATGCCTACCAGGTCTCTCATAGGTTCATCTATCGCAGAGTACAACGAGATGATCAAGATTATCGACGATCCTTACGGGAATGGGAAAGTGGCTTTGGTTCCGGCAGCAACTCCCGATGTTGCGATCGTACACGTCAACAGGGCTGACAAACTGGGAAATTCGCAGTTCCTGGGCTTCTCTTCCAACGCGGAGAATATGGCCAGGGCGGCGAAATCAACCATAGTCACTTGCGAAGAAGTTGTCTCAACCGATGAAATACGAAAAGCGCCAGGACTCACAGGCATCCCTCAGTACGTGGTCGATGCGGTAGTAGAGGTCCCTTACTGCTGCCACCCCTGGAACATGCCTTATGCATATGCCTACGATATTCCGTTTCATATGGAGATGATGGCGGAAATAGAAACGGAGGAAGGGTTCAAGGCCCGTATGGATGAATGGGTAATGGGCTGCAAAGATCATGAAGATTACTGCGAGAAGGTTGGTTGGAACCGCTTGAGAAAGCTTACACAGATTGAGAGGAAAT